The genomic DNA gattagatgttcaggagtcttatggcttgggtgtagaagctgttaagaaacctcttggacctagacttggcgctccggtaccacttgccgtgcagtagcagagagaacagtctatgactagggtggctggagtctttgaaaatgtttagggccttcctctgacaccgcctggtatagaggtcctggaaggtaggaagctttgccccagtggtgtactgggccgtacgcactaccctctgtagtgccttgtggtcggaggccgagcagttgccataccaggcagtgatgcaacctgtcaggatgctctctatggttcagctgtagaaccttttgaggatctgaggaccaatgccaaatcttttcagtctcctgagtaggttttttcgtgccctcttcacgactgtcttcgtGTGCTtgtaccatgttagtttgttggtgatatggacaccaaggaacgtgaagctctcaacctgctccactacaaccccgtcgatgagaatgggggcatgctcggtcctctttttttctgtagtccacaatcatgtcctttgtcttgataatgttgagggatatgttgttgtcctggcaccacacggccaggtctctgacctcctccatataggctgtctcgtcgttgttgtgatcaggcctaccaatgttgtgtcatcggcaaacttaatgatggtgttggagtcgtgcttggccatgcagtcatgagtgaacagcgagtacaggaggggactgagcacacacccctgaggggccactttgttgaggatcagcgtggcggatgtgttgttacctacgctaccacctgggggcagcccatcaagaagtccaaggatccagttgcagagggaggtgtttagtcccagggtcctgttgagcactgagctgtaatcaatgaatagaattctcacataggtgttccttttgtccaggtgggaaagggcagtgtggagtgcaataaagattgcatcatctgtggatctgttagagcggtatgcaaattggagtgggactTGGaattctgggataatggtgttgatgtgagccatgaccagcctttcaaagcacttcatggttacagacatGAATGCTACGGatcagtaatcatttaggcaggttatcttagtgttcatgggcaaagggactatggtggtctgcttaagacatgttggtattacagacttggacagtgagaggttgaaaatgtcagtgaagacacttgccagttggtcaacgcgtgctcgcagtacacgtcttggtaatctatctggccctgcggccttgtgaatgttgacctgtttaattgaaggtcttactcacatcggctgcggagagcgtgatcacacagacttccggaacagctggtgctctcatgcgtgtttCAATGTTATTTGCCTCTTAGCGAGCAAAGAAGTAGTTTagttcatctggtaggctcgtgtcattgggcagctcttggctggcttccctttgtagtctgtaatggtttgcaagccctgccacatccgacgagcgtcagagctggtgtagtacgatttgatattatggcaagaacagttaaaataagcaaagagaatcgacagtccatcattacttgaagacatgaaggtcagtcaatccggaacatttcaataattttttcaagtgcagtcgtaaaaaccatcaagctctatgatgaaactggctctcatgaggattgccacaggaaaggaagagccagagttacctctgctgcagaggataagttcattagagttaccaatctcagaaattgcagcccaaataaatgcttcacggagttcaagtaacagacacatctcaacatcaactgttcagagtaaactccgtgaatcaggccttcatggtcgaattgctgcaacaaaaaaacagtactaaaggacaccaataagaagaatagacttgcttgggccaagaaacacgcaatgtacattagaccggtggaaatctgtcctttggtctgatgagtccaaatttgagattattggttccaaccaccgtgtctttgtgagacgtagaggaggtgaacggatgatctctgcatgtgtggttcccactgtgaagcatggaggaagaggtgtgatggtgtgggagtgctttgctggtgacactgtctatgatttatttagaattcaaggcacacttaatcagcatggttaccacagcattctgcagtgatacgccatcccatctggtttgcgcttagtgggactatcatttgtttttcaacaggacaatgacccaaaagacaccttcaggctgtgtaaggactatttgaccaaggagagtgatggagtgatgcatcagatgacctggcctccgcaatcacccaacctcaacccaattgagatagtttgggatgagttggaccgcagagtgaaggaaaaacaaccaacaagtgctcagcatatgtgttattttattgttttgatgtattcactattattttacaatgtagaaaatagtacaaataagagaaacccttgaatgagcaggtgtgtccaaacctttgactggtactgtagctaatagaactaatgcattagtaaacccgctacaatcatgcagtacagtgtacagtcagcaagcactttagcagttacaccggcgggcagaggtggaaataaattaataaaaccaaaaacttaccttggcttggaatagttccagtgttggatagctatAGCCAGTTACCTAACATAGCATGCCTtgctgtttgagccgggtgtttgagttggctacactagctagctgtgaaagtgaaaataatacattaaaatataactagctctgtctctccctctctctcttgcttcttcatttaaaaaaataaaaattcaaacatttaaaCTATTGTCtgtttgagtcaactactcaccacaatgtatccactgcagtgctagctagctgtagcttatgctttcaggactagattaattctctgatccttggaggaaggaagctagctgtcctccgggtacaccatggtgctaccctacagagtgctgctgaggctactgtagatcttcACTGCAAAACAGTGtgctttaataaattatttggtgacatcaCGTGAATATGTTTACTatcgttttatctaaaaatgatagcttttttaatgtttcactatttttttttaatggaattcactgaggaggattggccttcccttcttcctctgaggGAGCCTCCACTGGCCTGCACATATCTGTGTATCTGGCATGCACCACACCCAATGTTCTCTGCTGACAACACAGCTGGGTCATATTCACTAGGACCCAAAGAGAAGCAAACTGGTCGAAAtgaggagggacctacctgaatttgtccaaaagaaaCGGTTGTTTTTGGTTTTCAGTTTGCTACAGTGTGCAGTGCACTAATTAATATGACACTGCCTACCTCTCTACCTGTGCAATCTGAAGGGTGTGCCTCTGACCTATGATGACGTCAGTGTGCTGGGGCAGCATGGAGACATCTACGACGATATTGGATACATTCACCTCGACATACAAGCCAACTTTGTCATCTCCCCCCCAGAGAGGACAGAAACTACTGGTGAGAGctttgtaactgtgtgtgtgacatcaAATCGACACAGAACAGATGTGACTTACAGAAGACTGCAGTGTGGATATGTTGTAGTTTTTTACAATGATAACATAGTGTATATGGAAAGGGTCAGAAACACTGCTTGCAAAGGTCTAGTTGAagctaactctctcctctcccatccctcctcccctctccctacccctacccctctctccccttcctttcctctccagGGTAGAGTAAATAAGCTTGGTGTGAGTCATGAGTCTGATCCACGGCTCTTTTAACGCCAGTATTCCGAAGCCGGCCCGCATCACCATGGAGACCTGGAGGGAGGCAGGGCCCAGGATAGGAGCGGAGCTGGAGTTTGAGGCCTGTCAGCTGGACTCAGACACAGTCGTAGTCCTGCTGATCAGAGGACGAATGGACAGGAAACAGTAGGTTAGAGAGGGTGTGTCTGAGATGGACTATATTGCTGttggactggcctgcacagaatcAGTAGTCAAGAAATCGCCTTGTATCCCAAATAAatactaaagtgtgtgtgtgtgtgtgcctgcgatggttgtgtggtgtgtgtgtgtgtgttgtgttttctcaCTCTCAGGGTTCAGGAGCTGATGGCAGCATGAGATAGTTTTGATCCCAACAACCCTGCAGAGCAGCTGGAGGAACCAGACACAGAACCTGCTCTAGAACCTGATCTAGAACCAAGCCAAGACTTGCTTGACGCCACTGGGAAACtcaagaggagggggagaaagaaaaacacagtGGAGGAGACTGCAGTAACAACACCCGACCAGCAGGGAGGCGCTGTGTTTGGAACAGCAAAGGACAGCGGCACTAACGGCCACAtataggaggagaagaggaagaaaaagaagacGCGACAGAAAGACGAGGAGAGGGCAGTGGAGTGGAGGTCTCCTGTGGAGTTGAAGGGGAGAAATTCCAACGGTTACCTTAGTGACAAGCTAAACAGGAAGAGAAAACGGGGAGATGATATCGTGTTCTGTCTCCATGGCGATTGTGAAACGCCCAAaaccaagaagaagaaaaataaatatgacTGTGACACTGACTAAAAGACTGAAGCAAGATTATTTTGTGAAACTGAATGAACATTAAAAGATGGTGATGATGACCGTGATGACGACTGTAATGAAATGACTTCAGTAGACCCGGTGACTTTGTTTGTTTAGCTAATCACATCCCCAGGACTCCCATGTTGTTGGGGTGATCCTTCTCACAGTTGTTAACATTGTTTCCTATAGAAACCTGCAGAAGTAATTTATTTCAGAACTACAGCTTTACCCTTCTAGCTATCACTAGAGCACATCAACATGCTGTAGGGTTGTTCAACAAGTCTTAACCAGTGTCTTCAACTTGGCAGTCTTCAATCTGAAATGGAAGCCAATTCCCTATGGAGTGCACTAGTTATTCTATAGGGCCTGGCCCttgccaaaagtagtgcattatgtagaaTGCCATTTTGGACAGGTTGTTTGTTTTCCTCACGGTCTCAGAGACAGGGAAACATGTTGCTAGTGTCCAGCCCTTCTACGTTTGTATAGGTGCCACATTGAAGGCTTCAGTAAAGCAGAGAAAAGTTTTTATATTCGTTAAATAATTATAGATTTGGAAGTGACTGTGTTGTGTGCCTTTCATAAGTTTGTGTGTTGGAGGATAGCAGTTATAATTGTAGATGTGGGTGGTTATTGAGGGATGTACTGTGTGTCCTCAAAGACACCTTCCCAAGTCACCTGAGTGGGTGTGTTGTTACATGTTGTACAGTTTGTCACATTGTTTACCAGGAAGTTATTATTATACAATCTGGACGGTTTATACAGGGAGGGGGAGTGCAGAGTCATTTCAAATATGTTGAGCCACAACCCCCCTCACTTCATGTGAGGAACAGAATGGAAAACAGAGCTGAACACACATGTGAGAAATAGATAGCTAGGCCTACTGTTAGGTGTGAGTGTCTGTCTAATATGATTGATGATATGCTTTTTTGTTAGGATGGAACAAGACTTAGGACCTGCAGTAGGGTTTGTCAGTTTATTTCGGTGCAGCAAAACTTAACAATACTTTCCTTTCTCGCAACGACCGTAAATTGCTCAGGataagtgtctgttaaatgacgaAGTGTAATGTCTGAGGCATCGGGT from Salvelinus sp. IW2-2015 linkage group LG31, ASM291031v2, whole genome shotgun sequence includes the following:
- the LOC111955547 gene encoding LOW QUALITY PROTEIN: DNA-directed RNA polymerase I subunit RPA43 (The sequence of the model RefSeq protein was modified relative to this genomic sequence to represent the inferred CDS: inserted 4 bases in 2 codons; substituted 2 bases at 2 genomic stop codons); amino-acid sequence: MWQGLLTITDYKKKASHIADTNTVLPDELKNLFSCFEQHASELQRRAPEDNEGYVLMVFTEDVCKSLKRVNPCKAAGPDGILSCGLKLDRACAEQLAVAFSDIFSLSLAQAVIPTCFKMSTIMPVPKKGKMSDLVLINDPSPVPLDHMELSVDLVYLCNLKGVPLTYDDVSVLGQHGDIYDDIGYIHLDIQANFVIXPPQRGQKLLGRVNKLGVSHXSLIHGSFNASIPKPARITMETWREAGPRIGAELEFEACQLDSDTVVVLLIRGRMDRKQVQELMAAXDSFDPNNPAEQLEEPDTEPALEPDLEPSQDLLDATGKLKRRGRKKNTVEETAVTTPDQQGGAVFGTAKDSGTNGHIXEEKRKKKKTRQKDEERAVEWRSPVELKGRNSNGYLSDKLNRKRKRGDDIVFCLHGDCETPKTKKKKNKYDCDTD